The following are encoded together in the Bradymonas sediminis genome:
- a CDS encoding amino acid permease has translation MEENPTGLGTFGGVFTPSILTILGVIMYLRYGWVVGNVGLAGTLLIVTLATLITLLTSFSISAIATDQRVRTGGAYYMISRSLGLETGGAVGIPLFFSLGLSVALYTVGFAESVVSAFPSLGEYQRTIGVVTTIGVTVLALVSAKAAIRAQYFIMAAIGVSLVSLYFGSPVEATEMEVWGAAPADSAPFWVVFAVFFPAVTGIMSGVNLSGDLKNPGRSIPRGTLLAVGVGYLIYMTLPLVLASRADAATLIADPMIMRKISFWGDAILLGVWGATLSSAVGSIMGGPRVLQALARDGVLPHWLRWLGKGSGKEDTPRYGTLVTMGIALLAVMLGDLNAIAPVITMFFLTTYCVLNVAAWLETALDSPSFRPTFRVHWAVSMLGAFGCAAVMFLINAVATVVAISLVTLVFVWLKRRDMKATWGSVGQGLWMAAVRAGLLRYDGRRPDPKNWRPHLLVLTGTPTKRWHLIELASSWSHNKALMTVATVLPEGISEERQRNMDHLITEYLADNGVQSLVCTIPASSPFDGAQRLVDAYGLGQVVPNTVMLGDTQEQANYEAFCDTIRHCHRAHRNVVIVQQHGDQGFGDYRSIDVWWGGLKGNGGLMKVMAYLLQTSLRWQNAQVTIKMVVPTEEAVKGVRANVGPIVERMRTGARLEVLVSQRRAFKEVVHESSRDADIIFMGMAAPEDTEDFTAYYQDLRASMADMPTTVFFLSSGPMDFAEMLTD, from the coding sequence ATGGAAGAAAACCCGACCGGTCTGGGAACCTTCGGCGGGGTCTTTACGCCGTCGATTCTGACCATCCTGGGCGTGATTATGTACCTGCGCTACGGGTGGGTCGTGGGCAATGTCGGCCTAGCCGGCACCTTGCTCATCGTCACCCTGGCGACGCTGATTACGCTCTTGACCTCCTTTTCGATCTCGGCGATCGCGACCGATCAGCGGGTTCGCACGGGGGGCGCGTATTATATGATCAGCCGCTCCCTGGGGCTGGAGACCGGCGGGGCGGTGGGGATTCCACTCTTCTTCTCGCTGGGGCTGTCCGTCGCGCTGTATACGGTGGGTTTCGCCGAGAGCGTGGTCAGCGCCTTTCCTTCCCTGGGCGAATACCAGCGCACCATCGGCGTCGTGACGACCATCGGGGTGACGGTCCTGGCCCTGGTGAGCGCCAAGGCGGCGATCCGGGCGCAATATTTTATTATGGCCGCCATCGGCGTCTCCCTGGTCTCGCTTTATTTCGGCAGCCCCGTGGAGGCCACCGAGATGGAGGTGTGGGGGGCGGCGCCGGCGGATTCAGCCCCCTTCTGGGTGGTCTTTGCGGTCTTTTTCCCGGCGGTGACGGGGATTATGTCGGGGGTCAATCTCTCGGGGGATCTAAAAAACCCGGGGCGCTCGATCCCCCGGGGCACCCTGTTGGCCGTGGGCGTGGGCTATTTGATCTATATGACGCTGCCCCTGGTGCTCGCGTCGCGAGCCGACGCGGCCACCCTAATCGCCGACCCCATGATCATGCGCAAAATCTCGTTCTGGGGCGACGCCATCTTACTCGGGGTGTGGGGGGCGACGCTCTCAAGCGCCGTGGGGAGTATTATGGGCGGGCCGCGGGTGCTGCAGGCGCTGGCCCGAGATGGGGTCTTGCCGCATTGGCTGCGCTGGCTAGGAAAGGGCAGCGGCAAAGAGGACACCCCGCGCTACGGCACGCTGGTGACGATGGGGATCGCGCTTTTGGCGGTGATGCTCGGCGACCTTAACGCCATCGCGCCGGTGATCACGATGTTCTTTTTGACCACCTATTGCGTGCTAAACGTGGCGGCCTGGCTGGAAACAGCGCTGGACAGCCCGTCGTTTCGCCCGACCTTCCGCGTCCACTGGGCGGTGTCCATGCTGGGCGCGTTTGGCTGCGCGGCGGTCATGTTTTTGATCAACGCCGTGGCGACGGTCGTCGCCATCAGCCTCGTGACCCTGGTCTTTGTCTGGCTCAAGCGCCGCGATATGAAGGCCACCTGGGGGAGCGTGGGCCAGGGCCTGTGGATGGCCGCGGTGCGCGCGGGCCTGTTGCGCTACGACGGGCGGCGCCCCGACCCCAAAAACTGGCGCCCCCACCTGCTCGTGCTCACCGGGACGCCCACCAAACGCTGGCACCTGATCGAGCTGGCCTCGTCCTGGAGCCATAATAAAGCCTTGATGACCGTCGCGACCGTGCTCCCCGAGGGGATCAGTGAGGAACGCCAGCGAAATATGGACCACCTGATCACCGAATATCTGGCCGACAACGGGGTGCAAAGCCTGGTCTGCACGATCCCGGCGTCGAGCCCCTTTGACGGCGCGCAGCGCCTGGTCGACGCCTATGGGCTCGGCCAGGTCGTGCCGAATACGGTCATGCTCGGGGACACCCAGGAGCAGGCGAATTACGAGGCCTTCTGCGACACCATCCGCCACTGCCACCGCGCCCACCGCAACGTGGTGATCGTCCAACAACATGGAGACCAGGGCTTCGGCGACTACCGCTCCATTGACGTGTGGTGGGGCGGCCTCAAGGGCAACGGCGGGCTGATGAAGGTGATGGCCTATCTTCTTCAGACCAGCCTGCGCTGGCAAAACGCCCAGGTCACCATAAAAATGGTCGTGCCCACCGAAGAGGCCGTCAAAGGCGTCCGGGCCAATGTCGGGCCCATCGTCGAGCGCATGCGCACGGGCGCTCGCCTGGAGGTGCTGGTCAGCCAGCGACGCGCCTTTAAGGAGGTCGTCCACGAGTCGTCTCGCGACGCCGATATCATCTTTATGGGCATGGCGGCCCCCGAAGACACCGAGGACTTCACCGCCTATTACCAGGACCTGCGCGCCAGCATGGCCGATATGCCGACGACGGTGTTCTTTTTGTCATCGGGGCCCATGGATTTTGCGGAGATGTTGACGGACTGA
- a CDS encoding DUF4276 family protein, which translates to MTRVHVICEGQTEETFVNELLCEPFAARKIYLQPSQIGKPRHKGGNFKVERLITDLRNRLRKDRNCYCTTFFDFYGLPADFPGKREASAELSAQDKANCLIAELQKALSAKFDHDEMRRFIPYVQMYEFEGLLFSDPERFARGIDQPHLASEFSAIREDFSTPEEINNSPMTAPSKRIEGLYRRYEKPLHGSLAALEIGLATIRAECPIFDGWLERLEGL; encoded by the coding sequence GTGACCCGAGTTCACGTGATATGCGAAGGCCAGACCGAAGAGACCTTCGTCAATGAGCTTCTTTGCGAGCCGTTCGCCGCCCGCAAAATCTATCTGCAGCCCTCGCAGATCGGCAAACCACGGCATAAAGGTGGTAATTTCAAGGTCGAGCGCCTTATCACCGATCTTCGTAATCGGCTCCGCAAGGACCGGAATTGCTATTGTACGACCTTCTTTGATTTTTACGGACTACCTGCGGACTTTCCGGGTAAGCGAGAAGCATCGGCTGAGTTAAGCGCGCAGGATAAGGCAAATTGTCTTATCGCGGAGCTTCAGAAGGCTCTTAGCGCGAAGTTCGACCATGACGAAATGCGGCGCTTCATTCCGTATGTGCAGATGTATGAGTTCGAGGGTTTGCTATTTAGTGACCCCGAGCGATTTGCGCGTGGAATCGACCAGCCTCATCTTGCCTCGGAGTTCTCGGCGATTCGAGAGGATTTTTCTACGCCTGAGGAGATCAATAACTCTCCGATGACCGCCCCGAGTAAGCGGATTGAAGGGCTTTATCGTCGCTATGAGAAACCTCTACATGGCTCGCTCGCAGCGCTTGAGATTGGGTTGGCGACGATTCGGGCGGAATGTCCGATTTTTGATGGGTGGTTGGAGCGGCTGGAGGGGTTATAG
- a CDS encoding acyl-CoA dehydrogenase family protein — MLSFGLTEEQKMYQTTAHDFAAKVMRPVEAHHDRTGEYPWEVIRKAYELGLMNTMVPAEYGGLGLPALDATIVAEELAWGCSGISTAMEANQLASGPVIMYGTEEQKQKYLGMLTGPVDADGNPHMAAYGVTEPGAGSDVAGMLTTATKDGDHYVLNGQKMWITNAAKATWYFVVCYTDKTARYKGMSGFLVDADTPGITVGKKEDNMGQRASDTRAITFDNVRVPAENLLGGKEGVGWMQAMHAFDKSRPLVASGAVGLARAAFEYARDYSMERQAFGKPIAKNQAVSFMVSDMAMNIEAARLLVQKAAYIHDQGQRNTKAAAFAKAFAADMAQKVATDAVQVYGGYGFSKEYPVEKLYRDSKIYQIYEGTSQIQRLIMSREIYSGV; from the coding sequence ATGCTTAGCTTCGGACTGACTGAAGAGCAGAAGATGTACCAGACCACCGCCCACGACTTCGCCGCCAAGGTGATGCGCCCGGTCGAGGCCCACCACGACCGCACCGGCGAATACCCCTGGGAGGTCATTCGCAAGGCGTATGAGCTGGGGCTGATGAATACGATGGTGCCGGCCGAATACGGCGGCCTCGGCCTGCCGGCGCTTGACGCCACCATCGTCGCCGAAGAACTCGCCTGGGGCTGCTCCGGCATCTCGACCGCCATGGAGGCCAACCAGCTCGCCAGCGGCCCGGTCATTATGTACGGCACCGAAGAGCAGAAGCAGAAGTATCTGGGCATGCTCACCGGCCCCGTCGACGCCGACGGAAACCCCCATATGGCGGCTTACGGTGTGACCGAGCCGGGCGCCGGCAGCGACGTCGCCGGCATGCTGACCACCGCCACCAAAGACGGCGACCACTATGTGCTCAACGGCCAAAAGATGTGGATCACCAACGCCGCCAAGGCGACCTGGTATTTCGTGGTCTGCTACACCGACAAAACCGCACGCTACAAGGGCATGAGCGGCTTTTTGGTCGACGCCGACACCCCCGGCATCACCGTCGGCAAAAAAGAAGACAATATGGGCCAGCGCGCCTCGGACACCCGCGCCATCACCTTCGATAATGTGCGCGTGCCGGCCGAAAACCTGCTCGGCGGCAAAGAAGGCGTCGGCTGGATGCAAGCCATGCACGCCTTCGACAAGTCGCGCCCGCTGGTCGCCTCCGGCGCCGTCGGCCTGGCCCGCGCCGCGTTCGAATACGCCCGCGACTACTCCATGGAGCGCCAGGCCTTCGGAAAACCCATCGCCAAAAATCAGGCCGTGAGCTTCATGGTCTCCGACATGGCCATGAATATCGAAGCCGCCCGCCTGCTGGTCCAAAAGGCCGCCTACATCCACGACCAGGGCCAGCGCAACACCAAGGCCGCCGCCTTCGCCAAGGCGTTCGCCGCCGATATGGCCCAGAAGGTCGCCACCGACGCCGTCCAGGTGTACGGCGGCTACGGGTTCAGCAAGGAATACCCGGTCGAGAAGTTGTACCGGGATTCGAAGATCTATCAGATCTATGAGGGGACCAGTCAGATCCAGCGGTTGATCATGAGTCGGGAGATTTATAGCGGGGTTTGA
- a CDS encoding AAA family ATPase has translation MSKSIKIETLSITGFKSIKSLDALELKPINVLIGANGSGKSNFVSFFKMLGEMMEGRLQTWTRKQGSADRIVSFGVQETDKITASIRFNLHGYDFEIEPTVDGGFVFSNESVHYDGSMHGAPHQLLGSGHIEAMLKSIAEISDKGDSSAVYCYHAISNWKVFHFHDTSDTAGVKRLHSLHDNAYLRPDASNLAAYLYRLCNEHPDVYAQIRKTVRLAIPFFDDFILNPQPLSTEEEQIRLLWSQRDSDYPFWPSQLSDGSIRFICLAAALLQPNSDSPFAIIIDEPELGLHPYAITLLGSLIRSASKQMQVIISTQSVPLVDEFSIDDLIVVEREDGASVFRRPDEQDFSDWLETYTVGELWEKNILGGRPGA, from the coding sequence GTGAGCAAGAGTATCAAAATTGAGACATTGAGCATCACGGGATTCAAGTCCATTAAGTCGCTCGACGCATTGGAACTCAAACCTATCAACGTGCTGATCGGCGCCAACGGCTCCGGCAAAAGTAATTTCGTGAGCTTCTTCAAGATGCTCGGCGAGATGATGGAGGGTCGGCTGCAGACTTGGACGCGCAAGCAGGGCTCTGCGGATCGTATTGTTAGCTTTGGCGTTCAGGAAACCGACAAAATCACCGCGTCCATCCGCTTTAATTTGCACGGATACGATTTTGAGATTGAGCCGACGGTAGATGGAGGCTTTGTTTTTTCGAACGAGTCTGTTCACTACGATGGTTCGATGCATGGCGCCCCCCATCAATTGCTGGGCTCAGGGCATATTGAAGCAATGCTTAAATCGATTGCCGAGATATCGGATAAGGGCGATAGCTCGGCAGTTTATTGCTATCACGCCATCTCTAACTGGAAGGTCTTTCACTTCCACGACACAAGCGACACCGCCGGCGTCAAACGTCTACACTCCCTCCACGACAACGCCTATCTGCGCCCCGACGCCTCAAACCTCGCCGCATATTTATATCGCCTGTGCAACGAGCACCCAGATGTCTACGCCCAGATCCGCAAAACCGTGCGCCTGGCGATTCCCTTCTTCGACGATTTTATCCTCAACCCGCAGCCCCTTTCGACCGAAGAAGAGCAAATTCGGCTGCTGTGGTCCCAGCGGGATAGCGACTACCCCTTCTGGCCGAGTCAATTATCCGACGGCTCTATTCGTTTTATCTGTCTGGCGGCGGCTCTGCTTCAACCGAACTCCGACTCTCCGTTTGCCATCATTATCGACGAGCCCGAGCTTGGCCTGCACCCTTACGCCATCACATTGCTCGGCTCGCTGATCCGCTCCGCCTCAAAGCAGATGCAGGTCATTATTTCGACCCAATCGGTGCCCCTGGTCGACGAGTTTTCGATCGATGACCTGATCGTCGTCGAGCGCGAAGATGGCGCTTCGGTGTTCCGCCGACCCGACGAGCAGGATTTTAGCGATTGGTTGGAGACCTACACCGTCGGCGAGTTGTGGGAGAAGAATATACTCGGCGGGAGGCCCGGCGCGTGA
- a CDS encoding 5-methylcytosine restriction system specificity protein McrC, with protein sequence MSIPVQNIYYMLSYAWNELELAERADVESLESSDLANLFARVLIEGTSRLLRRGLDTAYQTYSQEIPGVRGQIDFNTSLRKMLFEQGRAQCRLDERTPNVLHNQLLKSTLIQLGRLGSIDRNLRDRIRQQVRHFRGVGALPHLSPGLFRRVQFHRNNRIYRHLLNICELIARNLLVSEESGEVWFRDVVRDDGKMPYLFEKFVRNFYTRELSGFGVGAEKINWNATSADEIAERFLPEMRTDITIRGNERVTLIDTKFSKNTLQKGRFGESVKSGDLYQLFAYLKNFEATKSYEGELEGILLYPVVDQEYRLEYRMGDHRVRVCTVDLARPWREVHAELLGIV encoded by the coding sequence ATGAGCATACCGGTTCAGAATATCTATTATATGCTCTCCTACGCCTGGAATGAGCTCGAGTTGGCTGAACGGGCCGACGTCGAGTCGCTCGAGAGCAGCGACTTGGCGAACCTATTCGCCCGCGTGCTCATCGAAGGGACGTCCCGGCTGCTGCGCCGAGGCCTGGACACCGCGTACCAGACCTATTCGCAGGAGATCCCGGGGGTGCGCGGCCAGATCGACTTCAACACATCGCTGCGAAAGATGCTCTTCGAGCAGGGCCGCGCACAATGCCGTCTCGACGAGCGAACACCCAATGTGCTGCATAACCAACTTCTAAAATCGACGCTCATTCAATTGGGTCGGCTGGGGTCAATCGACAGAAATCTACGAGACAGGATCCGCCAGCAGGTGCGCCATTTTCGAGGAGTAGGCGCGCTCCCTCATCTTTCTCCCGGTCTTTTTCGCCGGGTGCAGTTCCATCGAAACAATCGAATCTATCGGCATCTGCTCAATATCTGTGAGTTAATCGCGCGAAACCTCCTGGTGAGCGAAGAGAGCGGCGAGGTCTGGTTTCGCGACGTCGTGCGCGATGATGGCAAGATGCCCTATTTATTCGAAAAGTTTGTCCGAAATTTTTATACGCGCGAGCTTTCCGGGTTTGGGGTCGGCGCTGAAAAGATTAACTGGAATGCGACGTCGGCAGATGAAATTGCGGAAAGGTTTCTTCCCGAAATGCGGACCGACATAACGATTCGCGGCAATGAGCGCGTCACCCTCATCGACACCAAATTTAGCAAAAACACATTGCAAAAAGGACGTTTCGGCGAGTCGGTTAAATCCGGAGACCTATACCAGCTCTTTGCCTATCTGAAGAATTTCGAAGCCACCAAAAGCTACGAGGGCGAGCTCGAGGGGATCCTGCTCTATCCGGTCGTCGACCAGGAGTACCGACTCGAATATCGAATGGGAGACCACCGCGTGCGGGTGTGCACGGTGGATCTGGCTCGGCCGTGGAGAGAGGTTCACGCGGAGCTTTTGGGGATTGTGTAG
- a CDS encoding CCA tRNA nucleotidyltransferase encodes MKYPKTVQALFDAFSRAGRDLYLVGGAVRDFELGQPFESLDDLDFCTNARPPETLKILRDNKFSIYELGAEFGTVGAVIYGPSKKDPDYTPSPDAVYPKDCQITTYRSEEFYSRGSRHPSVQFGDTIEQDLKRRDFSINSMALDPNGDLFDPYNGKKDLKDGVLRVIGDPLETLAEDPLRILRVGRFISRLGFEPTEELRQAADARADGILDISAERWLQEMSKLLRGDYVGQALVFLHEIRILGMILPEVDALFGFYPHTPPCAQDADADDTQELPPGPFWQDTIRALNAAPSVDANADARLCWALLLQHIGKRWTKTVTRDADGNPKISYPGHQKVAAHAAAEVAARFRFDNETSREVRALLLNFDPDNFYQPSWSDPQIRRFVRQIDPYVEPLLNFARASTATIEPQDARDEKLAHIEELAGRIAQLAAKQTLRPELPSGIGNPLMKALGLKPSPIIGELKNWLEEEIIDERIESRRSANYYIEYTRRVDPDFLKES; translated from the coding sequence ATGAAATATCCAAAAACAGTACAAGCACTCTTCGACGCCTTTTCGCGCGCGGGCCGCGACCTCTACCTCGTCGGCGGGGCGGTCCGCGACTTCGAGCTCGGCCAGCCCTTTGAGTCGCTCGATGACCTTGATTTTTGCACCAACGCGCGGCCTCCCGAGACGCTCAAAATCCTGCGCGACAATAAATTCTCCATCTACGAGCTCGGCGCCGAATTCGGCACCGTGGGCGCGGTCATCTACGGTCCCTCCAAAAAAGACCCGGACTACACGCCCTCCCCCGACGCGGTCTACCCCAAAGACTGCCAGATCACGACGTACCGCTCCGAGGAATTTTATAGCCGCGGAAGCCGCCATCCGTCGGTCCAATTTGGCGACACGATCGAGCAGGACCTCAAGCGCCGAGACTTCTCGATCAACTCGATGGCCCTGGACCCAAATGGCGACCTCTTCGACCCCTATAATGGCAAAAAAGACCTGAAAGACGGCGTCCTGCGGGTCATCGGCGACCCGCTGGAGACCCTAGCCGAGGACCCGCTGCGCATCCTGCGGGTCGGTCGATTCATCAGCCGCCTGGGCTTTGAGCCGACCGAGGAGCTTCGCCAGGCGGCCGACGCGCGCGCCGACGGCATCCTGGACATCAGCGCCGAGCGCTGGCTCCAGGAGATGTCGAAATTATTGCGCGGCGATTATGTGGGCCAGGCGCTGGTTTTTCTGCACGAGATTCGCATCCTCGGCATGATCCTGCCGGAGGTCGACGCGCTCTTCGGGTTTTATCCGCACACGCCGCCCTGCGCCCAGGACGCCGACGCCGACGACACCCAGGAATTGCCCCCCGGACCGTTCTGGCAGGACACCATCCGCGCCCTCAACGCCGCACCCTCGGTCGACGCGAACGCCGACGCCCGGCTGTGCTGGGCGCTGCTCTTGCAGCATATCGGCAAGCGCTGGACGAAGACGGTCACCCGCGACGCCGACGGCAACCCGAAGATCAGCTACCCCGGCCACCAAAAGGTCGCCGCCCACGCGGCGGCCGAGGTCGCCGCGCGCTTTCGCTTCGACAATGAGACCTCGCGCGAGGTCCGCGCGCTCCTGCTCAACTTCGACCCCGACAATTTCTACCAGCCGAGCTGGAGCGATCCGCAGATTCGCCGCTTCGTGCGCCAGATCGACCCCTATGTGGAGCCGCTGCTGAACTTCGCGCGCGCCTCGACCGCGACGATCGAGCCCCAAGACGCCCGTGACGAGAAGCTCGCCCATATCGAGGAGCTCGCCGGGCGCATCGCTCAATTGGCCGCCAAGCAAACGCTTCGCCCCGAGCTCCCCTCCGGAATCGGCAATCCCCTGATGAAGGCGCTGGGCCTTAAGCCCTCGCCAATTATAGGAGAGTTGAAAAATTGGCTCGAAGAGGAGATTATCGACGAACGCATTGAATCACGGCGAAGTGCCAACTATTATATCGAATATACGCGCAGGGTTGATCCAGATTTCCTTAAGGAATCCTGA